The sequence below is a genomic window from Sardina pilchardus chromosome 9, fSarPil1.1, whole genome shotgun sequence.
GGACTCTCTGAATGTGACAGCTTGTATGTTCTTCCTTGAAACCTGTTGCGCGGCTGTGTTCAAGAACTGGCACTGTGAAGCTTCTTTTGTTGAGCATGTGTATTGTTAAAATGGCCTCATAACTCTTGTGAGACAAGATATGAATTCTGAGAGACGTCAGGCACACTCTGCTGAAGTTACAGATACATTACAATCTTCCATGCCATTTGCATGTCTGAAGTTCTGGTGTACAGTTACTGAACCGTGAAAAAAAGTGAAATGGCCACCTAGTGCCGTTGTAATAGTGCACTTACTGCTGCCCGTCTCCAAAGGGAAATATTGATGTTACCACGGAACAATATTTGTGGTGGAGGAACTGCCATATTGGTGTATAATGTCATTAGAGCACATGCAACGCAATAGCACCCCCTGCTGAAGTGCCCAGAGGTTaacgtgatgtgtgtgtgatgaactgaTAAAGCTTTTTAAGCTACCTGAACGACAGAACCAGATTCTAATTGTGTACTTTTTTGATCCaattttgatgtaaaataatttaaaatcagCACCCATAACCACCATTGTAGCTCCTAAAAATAGCATAAGTAATGTTTGAAGGTTGTGTCATCTATAATTTTGCCAGATCTACAATGTGTTTTCTGGATATGCAGGTGGACTTTGAGGACGTGATAGCTGAGCCAGATGGAACGCACAGTCTGGATGGAGTGTGGAAGGCCAGCTACACCACCTTCACCGTCTCCAAGTACTGGTGCTACCGCATCCTGTCGGCCATCTTTGGCGTGCCCGTGGCCCTGCTCTGGGGCTTCCTGTTCGCCTGCATCTCCTTCTGCCACATCTGGGCCGTCATGCCCTGCATCAAGAGCTACCTGATCGAGACCCAGTGCCTAAGCCGGATCTACTCCCTCTGCATCCACACCTTCTGCGACCCGCTCTTCGAGGCCATCGGCAAGATCTGCAGCAGCGTGCGCGTGGTGGTCCGCAAAGAGGTGTAGGGCCACGGGGAACAGCCACGGAGTGTTTACAAGCCTGTCTTTGGCTCACACAGcagctccccccccctccctgcttGTTCTCTCCTAGCATCTCTCCCTGCCCCTCCCCACTACGCCCACGTCTCTGCACCACGCACCCGACATGTCTTAGATCTTCTCCTGCTGCCCTGTGATGGCTTCTCGCTGGCTCTGATCAAGTGCAGTGGAGCTCTGTGACACGGCCACATGTGTGGATGCCATActgagaaaggaaaaaaaagctcGAGTCATTGAGGTGACAGGacttgcagctgtgtgtgtaactcactgtGCAAATGACAAACAGCATGCTGACGACAGAGCCCTTGCAGTCTTGTCAATTGTCTGTAACACCTCAGTGAGATAGTTTGCCGACATGAGGATCTTTATAGATACAATATCAGACAATGTGTGTTCTCACTTCTTGACAGTAATTGTTTAGCTAGTCACAAGTAACcgagaaatatacagtatgattatAAGAGTGAAAGCCATCTTGTCTTTTAACACTGAGGTTTCTACCATTCAATTAGTTACATTTtgtatatttaaataaatatgttctaaatataTGATCTTGATCCATTTTTGCTATCTTTCCATAGAGAAACTGCCTGGTAGAGTACACAAACATACTAATTACAGTATTTTTAAAGTTATTACATTACAGAACAATAACATGACATGTTGATTTGTATCATtgtcatatttatttttaatacacTTCTGAGAAAAACTTTATCATCCATAGACTTTGACTCAAATACATACATTTTCAATAAATAAGAGCTATATCTATACAGTTTTAATTATATTACACTACATTTGGAAATGGCCATAATGTTTTGAAAGAAAAGTCAGTAGCCTTACAAAACAAAAGGTGAAACTTACATTTTGTTGTAAAATATGTAACCAATGTCATAACAAACCCCTAAATCATTGTTAATACTGTAATTGATTATTTTATGTGGACCAAAGTTTCAAGTTGGTGTGTTAAGGCAATTCATCAGTCACTTGACAGTCCCAAAATCTATGTTTATACAATACAGATGAATAAGAACGGAACATTTGTgttgccattttttttctgtgacgcataaacatatttctgtcttctgTGTGCTTACTACAATATCGGAGGAATCCAGAAAGGCCGTTTTCATTGAGATTTGTGATTACATATCTAGTATAACTACTTTGTAGTGAAATATATTACACAGATTCTTCTATACACATTCCTTCATCAGCTCCTAAATTTATTTCATGGAAAAAGAAAGTGACAAACTCTTTCCTTTGCTCtctggaaaaaagaaaacaagaattAGTGAGTAGACTTGTCACATTTAGTCTGTCTAAAAGCTTACACATTCCAATGACTATGCGAGAGTGGTAATGTAACGTATGCCATGGAATCACAAGGTGAGGCCACACAACGGTGGAGGCCACAGACACGTCATGGGGCTGACATGCGGGTGAAACACACAAGTACCTTCTTCTTCTCTGGGCTAACTGTTGTCTTCTCACATGCCCCTGTGGCCCTTGCAAGAGGAGGCCGCCCAGTGCAGGGCGTGACGACAGCACAGACACGTTCACAGCACAGTGTGAAGCAATTCACCAGGGGTCAACTGACCAAATCATAAAAGGAAAGCTCAGGTCAAGCACTCTAATGGGCCATGGAGCAATTCTCTTTGCTCTGAGAGCTACCAAGAATGCACTGCCCCTTCAGCTGATTACTGCTACCTCCTCCTGGAGGGAAATAACGCAGTTCTCCCCTTTTAACCACAACTACCTACTGTAAGTCTCACCACCAGGGCTGAAAATGTGAATGTTAAACACGACGTTGCACAGACGAGACAAAcgatggatggaggaggagaggaggaggaggaggaggaggaggaggaggaggtgagcgcaTGAGTCTGAGGGAGGCCGTAGGGCTGCGTGCCCCCCAGAGggcaggtggtggtgatggggctgGCGGGGGATGGCGGTGGGCGTGGGGGCCGAGCGCTGGCCGTGCCCGGCGGTGACACTATGTGGTGGAGGTCTGAGTGATGCTCCGCTGGCTGCTGGTGCTTTTGATGACGTACGTGGAGGAGTTGCTCTTGCGGCTGGAGTCCTGGTCGCGCTCGCAGCGGCACTGCGACGACTTCAGGTAGTGCGCCGAGCAGCACAGCAGCGACTGGCGCAGGTCGTGGAACAGGTGGCCGGCGAAGAACATGTAGATCCAGGGGTTGCAGCAGCTGTTGAGGCTGGCCAGCAGCATGGAGATGATGAAGGGCATGgctaagacaggagagggacgGGGAGGAGGACAGACGTCAGTGGTCAGTAATGGCTGATTGAGATCACTTTCTCTATGCATATCAAGCTCACATTATCATCACATCCTTCCTTCCTCACAGCCCACACTGACTTGGCACACGCGCAACTATGTGCAGGCATGAGGCGCTCGCCCGCTGCCTGGCTGGCAGAACAAGCGCGGGCTGATTAGAGAGCTGAGATGCCAGCGGAGGGCTGGAGCGGCCCACTCTAGGGTGGACGGGCCCGCTGGCGTGGCGGCCTGGCGCTCCATCATGCCCGCTGGTCTGGAGGGTGGCGCGGGGCAGGTGACATTTACATGGCGGTCCCTCCACCGCTCAGCTGCAATTCCTCAGATTAGGTTCCAATGGACCAAATTGCTTGGCGACCCCCATTTAACCTCTTCCTGCTGTAGGTAATGTCATTTCCATACAACCATCCCTCCCTCACTACTGAGTTGTAACACCATTACACCAgacaagcacatactgtacatgagacTGAACAGATCTTGCTCTAATTATACTGCTATTTTGCAGGGGATAACAAAATTATACTTGTGGCCCTTAACATGTATGTCGCAAATACAAAAACATATCAATTCTGTTAATGGATTTCTCTTGGTGGAGTAATTGGAGTTATTGGTATAATATATTAGCTCATTAGCTCTACACAATGATTCATTCATTATTGCTAACCTCTGTTTATCTATCGTATTACTTGttttaacatttaatgataactaAAAGAACAGATCTGTTGATGTGGACAGCAGTGATAGAAGCAGATGTTGGAAGCCAATAGCTTTCCTAAAAGTCTTTGGGTGATCTTGAGTTATGAATCTCTAATCCACATGGGCTTGTGCATTGGCAGCGCACACATTGTGCTGGATGTTAAAGTGCAAAAGTAATCACTATTTCTCTGATTTGATCCTTCatgctctggacacacacagggaaacagCCTCCACAATACGCAGCTAAATCAGAATGAATGGTGGCAAAGGTACTCAAAGTGTCTCTGAGCCACTTTCTATGGTAAATGTGAAGCTGTCGGGCATTATGCTGATAAATGACCTCAGTCTAACGACGTCTGGAGGCTACTTAGCCATTCCTTGTGGAGCTGATGCATTCACTGACATTTCAAGTCACATTTTATGAGGGGAGTATGTGAAGACAATATGAAGGTTCATAAACAACACAAGTCAGTACTTTGTTCCAAGGCTAGTGTTTAGCCTCGGTCATATTTGTCTTGACTTAAACCCAATAGTGAGTACCTGCTTTGTTACCTGCTATTTTTAAGTGTAGACCTAGCATACATCATGGTGTGACAGATCACAAAAAACACTTAAGAAGCCAAAATACCATCCAGTCCAGCATGAGTCATCTAATAGGCATTAGATATACACAAACTCAGTCAAGCCACAAATAACATCTGACTTCTTTTACTTAAGCCTCCATCAACATATAGTGCACAATAATAGTATAACGAATATCCCTAGCAGGAATGCTGTTATTTTGTGTTGCTTGTGACTAAGTAAAGAGACTGAGTCAGCCTCAAGGAGATCAGAGTACATTGACACCATGATGAGAGGGGACACAAGAGGTTGAATTAAGAAAGGTATACAACTCTGGAGTCTGAACCAATCAAAAGGCTTTTGGACTGATGTGCACACCTTAAAGATGCCTGTTGCCTCATCAATAGTGAGTGTACCCAGCAAGCACTGTGGCTTCTACTAATACAtactctgtatgtctgtgtgtgtgtgtgtgtgtgtgtgtgtgtgtgtgtgtgtgtgtgtgtgtgagtgtgtatgagtgtgtgtgtgtgtgtatgcgtgtgtgtgtgtgtgtgtgtgtgcgtgcgtgcgtgcgtgcgtgcgtgcgtgcgtgtgtgcgtgcgtgcgtgtgtgtgcctgtgttgtgtGCCGGGATTCTCAGACGTCACCTATCTCTTGGCTAAACAGTGAATTACTCAGCAATTGGAGTAAATAGGGAAAtgaatgttgttgttgctgcagtCAAATAGTGCTTCAGGATGCTGTTTGAGCATGCGTTTCTGCTGAGCCTGAAGACTTTAAGCAGGAAGCCAGTGGAAGAACTCGCTCTATTCTGTTGGCTCTGCAGTTTGACTCATGAGCAGACGAGGGGAAATCATTGGCCTGTCGAGATGTTCCCCAGGGAGGCAATACAAAATGTTTTTAGAGCATAAACTCTCtgacaactacctgaataataatacacattaacattaactaCTTTAATGACACAAAATATAGGTAGACAATAATACAGTTTGGGGTCTCCCTCACCATATGAATCTCTAATTCAACTTCATGTGTTCATGTTGAATTCATAGTTCATGTGTTCTCCATTCTAACACATCCCTCCGGTTTTAGATTTGTATTCTTTACCCACAGAAACATATTCATCTCCCGGAGTTTCTCAATTCTAAATATAATTTCCTTTCATctgaagttcatttgaaatgagtGTTTTGCCAAACCCACCATGGACGTACATTTTGTGCAGCAGTAATTTACCACAACCTGTGGTTGAATGCACTTTGGGACACCATTTCATTTTTATGACACTGAgtttttgtgttcatttgagacCTTATTTGTTGTAACCATTAAAATCATAATGGTAATTGGCAACGTTTCCTATTATCAGGACTCCCATATGTTAACACTGCTTAGATAATGGCTTCATTATGTGCAGCTTTTGCTTGTAATGttgatttaaaaagaaaaaaaaaaaaaaatcacgaaTGTCTGAAAATCTAATGTCACCGTATTGTTTTATATTTGGCCTGCAGCCTCCAGAGGTTTCTGTGAGATTATCTCCACACTCAAATGTGCCAGGAGTATTCATGAGCCAACAGGATGTCAGTTGTCTGTGACTAAATGGGCGCTTCTTTCACATCAACTCAGGTGGGTCCCGTCTACAGTATTACATCATAATCAGCCTTGTGTGCAGTGGGGTCTTCAGAGGTCACAGAGAGGTCACCAAGaggtgtctctctcttcatggtATCTGGATTTTTGGCAATAcaagttttcatttgtcatgccaataaagcaacttttgaatttgaatttggtTTATACCCAATAGCTCTTTTTTCATTGTCCTTTCATGGTTTTCTCTCATAAACATGTATTTGTACTAATATGTCACTGTTGCAGCACTTTTGCATACACTACCAGAGGTGGAAATCATTTTATACCTGTCTATCAGATTACATTGGatttaaatgatatctaaaTGATGCATAAATATACATTAAGCCCAATCTGTAGTTTAAGATGCTTTGTAGTGCAAGCAATGCACCATAGAATGTGTTCCAAACTTATTCCAAAGTGCAGATTGATGGGAAGATATTGACTTGACATGATTATATAGAAAATAAATGAGAATAAAGTCTCCTGCGTCCCCAAGGCAATCGAGTGCCCAAAAGGTTGTCATTCTGTGTGGTACAGCACATTTCAAACTTCACTAAATAGATCCATTTGTTTAAAGGTGTGGAAAAGATTTAAAGGGTTTCATTATTGTAACAAGCTATCCCACTGTGAACATAATCGATCTCTGGATGTGGACGGATAATTTGTTTCAAGACGTGAGCGtaatacatgtagcctactaacAATCACTTAGTGTTTTCTTTGGGATTCATATCGaataatgaggaaaacaaaggcGTCATAGTTAATGCGTCTGAGTGTGGAAACTGAAAACAAAAGCATCAATTGTGCGCATTTCCCTTTTTGGTCCATTCCAATCGATTCTGGAACCTGTTACTGCGGATGCAATGTAATGCTGGAATTATAACAGGATCCAACGTAAACATTTGGCAACTTTGAACCCTTGGCAACAGCGGATCCGCTGCTCGCAGTTTGCATGCCCAACGCATTAAATTATACCAAACGAATCCTTAAAGTAAACATACATCACTTGGTGTTCTACAACACAGTGACCAGAACATTTGAGTTGTTACAGATGTGAAGAGTTCAGGTGCCACGCAAACGGCGTCTCACACAAAGACTGATTGCACCAACCATTGCACCAACCAGGGGGCCTACATATCCTCCCAAATATCCATACACTCCAGCTAACATATGCTGGGATAATAGTGGCTGGCATTTATTAATTCATTTGCGTTATATCTTGAGGAGAAATGCTGTGCACGATTATATAGATACAGCTCACATCACCTACCGCAGCATTTTGTCTTAGAACTTGCGTTGGCGTTGGTAATGCAGGAGCACTCTGAACCTTTCTGATCGATAAGCTCCAGGACTCTTGCCATGGGCTATATGATTTCAGTAGAGTAAAATGCTTTGTCACTTGAATGCACAAAAGCAGCCTCATTCAGTTCAGCATCGGAACAGTTCTCACCTCAAGTTCTTTGACAACTTGTATGCACGTCACGTATCTGACCATaaaacatgtttacatttgcaaatatatTGATACAGTTTTGGTATATGTTCATACAATTTATATGATATTGTCATTACAGAACTCATAATATTCTTTTCGTCATCttgtttgaaattaaaatgaaagaCAATGTGTTACGACACAATGCTTTTAAAACAAAACCGAATCAGTACATTACAACGACTTCAACTTCATAGATTCCTCTGCGCGCAGTGATGCGCTCTAGCGTAGACGAGACGCGGACAGTGAACTTACCCTCCCTCGGAGCCGCTGGGTCCCACGCAGACCACATCTGCACGAAGAAAAACGGTGTCCAGCAAACGATATAAGCCACCACAATGACAAATGTCATTTTCACAGTGGTGATCTTTGCTTTGGAAATCAGTTTCACGCTGCTCACTCTTGCAAGTGCGTTGCCTTTTGATGCCTTTGGAGTAAGAGTGATACACTGGTCTTTCTTCGTTTTCAGTCTAAAATTCTGCCATATTTTAAAACTAATTAGTCCATAGCAGATACTCAATATAGCCACTGGTATTATATAGATGGCTAGGCTAATCCAAGTGATGTATGCTTTTGCACCCCAGGGCTGTATAAAGTCACCCCAACAGTCATATACTCCGGGTCCAACTTCTTTCAAGGAGAAAATGCACACTTGAGGAATACTGAATAATAGGCTCAACAGCCATGACGAAACTACATAAAGTCGGTCTTTTCTCTTGTGTAAAGACCGTAGAGGTTGGCAGATAGCTAAACACCTGTCTATAGACATCAATACAAGCATGTAGGTAGATGCAAACATGCCAACTACTTGCAGGTATTTGACTAATCTGCAAAGAATATCTGGTCCATAAAAACGAAAAGTTATGTCCCAAATAAGTTGAGGCAAGACCTGAAATATTGCAACAACAAGATCCGCAATACTTAAGTGCTTCATGAAGTAGTACATTCGTGACTGGGTGTGTTTGGTTGTATGGATAGCCACCAAGACGCAAAGGTTACCGGCTAGAGCTAGAAATAATACCAGAGCGAGCACTGTCACCTCCACCCTGGCCACCTCTTCATTCCGCTTCAAGGGGTTCACTGTTTGGTTCCCCGCTTCAGTCGCGTTGGAGAATGAAGAGTTCTTCCATGACTCGTTTAAGGACCAAAAGTCTTGATTATTCAAGATATCCTCCATGGTGTCCAAACCGTGCTTTCAATTACTCTTCGTCGAATAGCTGCAGAAGATAATTAACCCTCAGCCATGTTTGGGCATATGGAATAGGCACTATCCTTGCTGGTACTCCATGCATTAAAACAGGTGTCAACACAAACACGTCCGACCACTGTGTCCCACCAGCGTTCGCGCGAATATTTTTTCCAGTGACGCGTCACTTGACTGCACGGCGTcaatcagggggaaaaaaagaagataaaACTGGAGAATCGTTTAAAAACAGTTACGCACAAATCGGTCCAATACAAAATTGAATGTTAAACACTTTTGTTATTTTCAGAGTGTCCAAAAGCACCGGATTAACAGCAAATCCTTAAATGATTCACTATATAAATATTGGCACTCGACTTATTGCGGTGAAATGACACTTGCCACGGACGGACAGGTtttgaatgaaaataaagcatCCAACTAACTCCACACCTCGCGTCTACTGACTGCACAACGTCACGACATCCATTCACCCACCCTTGTGGAGGAGTTGGCTACGTGAAAGAGCTACTTGCACACTATTCCCACTAGGTGTCCTTGTGTGCCACCGCAAGACTGGAGGGCCGTATTGTGGCCAGAGGTCCAATCAATTGTTGAACAACTAATATATTTACATTACTCTTCAATCGATGGCACGAAGACATTAAATGATGTAGATTAATGTACAACCGTCTGTTATTGTGAAGAGATAGAAAATACACGTGATAATCAATCATATCCATACTTTCAGCGTTTCAATGACCTTTTCACCACTGTGACTCATCTCATTCATTCGGCTTTGCCATTTCATATCTAGTTTGTGGACAATGGAGGAGAGCTTTGTAGGCTATTGCTCCTCTGTGTCAGGGTCACGAAGAGATGGGATTCGTTTCCCACTCGCATTTTCCGGTGACGCTGCTAATTTCAGGTTGCTCAGATTTAGGCTTATTTGTATGCCTTCGGTGGACACGGTTTCGTCATCGCATCTCTGCAGACAGTCTCAACACATCATCGTTGCCGAGAATCACCGAAAGTCGTCCTTCTCCCGAAATACAAGTGGACCTGAGAAGAGGGAATTGCGGTTAGACTTGCAGTGAAGCGCATCAGCACCGGCCCAGCTGCCGTCTTCTTCCTTAATCACGCCTTGATTAATGGCGCAAAATATAAGTTTGGAAACTGCTACACTTCGATAGAGCAAACTTGGCTGCATCACGCACAGTCTAGGTGGAATTTTGGAGTCTGGCTTTGAAAGTAGTATTTATGAAAGATGGCATCCGTGGACTCAAAAGATGCACATGCATGGACTGAAGTCCACAGTTCGAATACAAACATGAATTTCCCTTtacatgatgtgtgtggtggtcatGCTGCAGGGACTGCGGGACATGGATGATTATGATATGAGAAACTTTCACTACTCACTGCTTTTTCTGGTCTTTTGTGCCTTCCTCTTAGACAGTTTAAGACAGAGCTATGTGAAAatgatggaaaataaaatgttgatgaGGGGGAAAATAACCTGAGAAACAACTCCAAGATGTATGAAGGACCTGAGACATAATCTTTTGGCTGGCTTTCCTTTGACACCTAACTGTTGAATTCTCATCTCACCTCAATGTGTGACGAGCTGCCTTCCAGAACACACTGCAACGGCACATAAATCAGTCCCAACATGAGCACCTCTCTTTTTACCGTGCAGGACAAATACGTCCCACTCCATAAACCTATCAATCAGCCCTTCAAGCTTATAGATGAGAGTGGAGCTTCCACACAAAGCTGTTAAATCAGTTTAATGTAAATTGAAACACATGAAATTCAAACCAGTAGGTATAATACTTTTGTCCTTTACCTGAAAGATGCTGGTCTTCTGCCACCAATCACTAAAACTACTTTGCCATTCATGTTATCTTATTCCCTGCCAAACACTAAAGCTATATGGCATTAATGTTACCTTATTCCCGGCCATTTGATGTTGCCTTTTGGGTTCAGCATGTTAGCAGATCCATgcactgtgtttgtctctgtgagtAACCTGAAGCCAGCACAGACAGACGTGTTCCATACTGACTAGTATTACCACTAAAGGGCCTAAAAGGATTGGTAGCCCAGAGGCTGGAAGAGAGAACATATCCCAATGAGTGAGGAGATGTCCCATCTGACAGCATACTGTCAGTTCCAGACGTCCAGTGTGGGTCAGTGGTGGCCCTCACCAGCAGCCCGCTGCTCTTCGGTGTGTCCTGGTGGTCAGCAGCAGAGGCTACTGCTCGTTATCCAACAAACATCCTGTTTGGGCAAGGACCTGTGCAGTCTCGCTCTCCAAGACAATAACAGGACACAGGCTCCTATAGAAGTGCTCTTTCCTgcctggtgtttgtgtttgagttggACAGAAGTAGGTATGCCTCTCACTAGGGCACACGGCATGtttggagagggaaagggggtcAAGAGTGGCTCTTCTACTGCCATGAAAGTGCACTGAGACACAAGGAGAATATTTCCAACATAATTCAGACATTTGTTTCAAACTCGCCAAACTAAACTTGAGCTTCCTGCGTGCCCAAATCCACGAAAATAAAACAGGAATCAATGATCCTGACTATAATGTACTGATATGGAGAGCTCAGTAATCTGGTAATTATGGACATATTGTTATCAGACAGGACTCATTAGGGACTTAGATCATGTCAGGCAATCATAATTAGGTTTTCTGCATTATCACTCACTGCCAAATGAGGCCAGTGAGTAACAACCACGCAGCCAAAGCTTTGGGCTCTTGATGGGATTTTGAGAAATAGAAATGTACAGATCTGTTTTATATGCAACAGATCATTTCATGCTAACGCACCCACACACGGTAGACATCAAATGAGAATAGTTGAACATTCTTTGCAGAGAGTGTTTAAATGAAATGGCTGCCT
It includes:
- the cav3 gene encoding caveolin-3 — its product is MADQYNINEEKYVKDSHTKEIDLINRDPKQINEDVVKVDFEDVIAEPDGTHSLDGVWKASYTTFTVSKYWCYRILSAIFGVPVALLWGFLFACISFCHIWAVMPCIKSYLIETQCLSRIYSLCIHTFCDPLFEAIGKICSSVRVVVRKEV
- the oxtra gene encoding oxytocin receptor, whose amino-acid sequence is MEDILNNQDFWSLNESWKNSSFSNATEAGNQTVNPLKRNEEVARVEVTVLALVLFLALAGNLCVLVAIHTTKHTQSRMYYFMKHLSIADLVVAIFQVLPQLIWDITFRFYGPDILCRLVKYLQVVGMFASTYMLVLMSIDRCLAICQPLRSLHKRKDRLYVVSSWLLSLLFSIPQVCIFSLKEVGPGVYDCWGDFIQPWGAKAYITWISLAIYIIPVAILSICYGLISFKIWQNFRLKTKKDQCITLTPKASKGNALARVSSVKLISKAKITTVKMTFVIVVAYIVCWTPFFFVQMWSAWDPAAPREAMPFIISMLLASLNSCCNPWIYMFFAGHLFHDLRQSLLCCSAHYLKSSQCRCERDQDSSRKSNSSTYVIKSTSSQRSITQTSTT